The Triticum aestivum cultivar Chinese Spring chromosome 7B, IWGSC CS RefSeq v2.1, whole genome shotgun sequence genome window below encodes:
- the LOC123162754 gene encoding WAT1-related protein At5g64700 isoform X1, with product MDIRAGAPEAKAGREWGLPASMVLVQLFMAGMIVLSKVSIAGGMFIFALLAYRGLLGAAFVVPFALGYERGKWREMDWHATGWIFLNALIGYTMPMSLYYYGLRDTTPSYAAIFMNISPLLTFILSLIFRMETLQIRSIVGSLKIVGIMLSIGGTMLISLYKGKILHLWDPILEHHHRELTTKVAGNQLRGTIFLAGSSFTFSCWYLTQSKVLKVYPYKYWSTMATCLAGGFQTTLVGIILSRDKNTWKLGWDLNLVTILYSGVLATAGRYCMTLWVVSKRGPTYPPMFNPLSVVFTILLDSIFIGDEITVGSLVGTAMAIVGLYIFIWGKSKEVNEK from the exons ATGGACATCAGGGCGGGCGCTCCGGAGGCGAAGGCGGGACGGGAGTGGGGGCTGCCGGCATCGATGGTGCTGGTGCAGCTGTTCATGGCGGGGATGATCGTGCTGTCCAAGGTGTCCATCGCCGGCGGCATGTTCATCTTTGCGCTCCTCGCCTACCGCGGCCTCCTCGGCGCCGCATTCGTCGTCCCCTTCGCGCTCGGCTATGAAAG GGGTAAGTGGAGGGAGATGGATTGGCACGCCACTGGATGGATCTTCCTCAATGCCTTGATCGG GTACACAATGCCAATGAGCCTATACTACTATGGCCTCCGCGATACAACACCATCTTATGCCGCCATCTTTATGAATATAAGTCCGTTGTTAACCTTCATCCTCTCGCTCATCTTCAG AATGGAGACGTTGCAAATCCGGAGCATAGTTGGATCACTGAAGATCGTAGGCATTATGCTCTCTATTGGAGGCACTATGCTCATTAGTCTTTACAAGGGCAAGATATTGCATCTTTGGGATCCCATCCTAGAGCACCACCACAGAGAATTGACGACTAAGGTTGCGGGAAATCAACTAAGAGGAACAATATTCTTGGCAGGCAGCAGCTTCACGTTTTCTTGCTGGTACCTGACTCAG TCAAAAGTTCTCAAGGTGTATCCATACAAATATTGGTCAACTATGGCGACATGCTTGGCTGGAGGATTTCAGACAACACTAGTTGGAATAATATTGAGTAGAGACAAGAACACATGGAAGCTAGGTTGGGATCTGAACCTTGTGACCATCTTGTACTCG GGGGTACTTGCAACGGCGGGGAGATATTGCATGACCTTGTGGGTCGTGTCCAAGCGAGGCCCAACATATCCTCCGATGTTCAACCCATTATCTGTGGTGTTTACGATTTTGTTGGACTCAATCTTCATAGGCGACGAAATTACTGTGGGAAG CCTAGTTGGAACGGCAATGGCGATTGTTGGGCTCTATATTTTCATATGGGGAAAATCAAAAGAAGTGAATGAAAAATAG
- the LOC123162754 gene encoding WAT1-related protein At5g64700 isoform X2: MDIRAGAPEAKAGREWGLPASMVLVQLFMAGMIVLSKVSIAGGMFIFALLAYRGLLGAAFVVPFALGYERGKWREMDWHATGWIFLNALIGYTMPMSLYYYGLRDTTPSYAAIFMNISPLLTFILSLIFRMETLQIRSIVGSLKIVGIMLSIGGTMLISLYKGKILHLWDPILEHHHRELTTKVAGNQLRGTIFLAGSSFTFSCWYLTQGVLATAGRYCMTLWVVSKRGPTYPPMFNPLSVVFTILLDSIFIGDEITVGSLVGTAMAIVGLYIFIWGKSKEVNEK; the protein is encoded by the exons ATGGACATCAGGGCGGGCGCTCCGGAGGCGAAGGCGGGACGGGAGTGGGGGCTGCCGGCATCGATGGTGCTGGTGCAGCTGTTCATGGCGGGGATGATCGTGCTGTCCAAGGTGTCCATCGCCGGCGGCATGTTCATCTTTGCGCTCCTCGCCTACCGCGGCCTCCTCGGCGCCGCATTCGTCGTCCCCTTCGCGCTCGGCTATGAAAG GGGTAAGTGGAGGGAGATGGATTGGCACGCCACTGGATGGATCTTCCTCAATGCCTTGATCGG GTACACAATGCCAATGAGCCTATACTACTATGGCCTCCGCGATACAACACCATCTTATGCCGCCATCTTTATGAATATAAGTCCGTTGTTAACCTTCATCCTCTCGCTCATCTTCAG AATGGAGACGTTGCAAATCCGGAGCATAGTTGGATCACTGAAGATCGTAGGCATTATGCTCTCTATTGGAGGCACTATGCTCATTAGTCTTTACAAGGGCAAGATATTGCATCTTTGGGATCCCATCCTAGAGCACCACCACAGAGAATTGACGACTAAGGTTGCGGGAAATCAACTAAGAGGAACAATATTCTTGGCAGGCAGCAGCTTCACGTTTTCTTGCTGGTACCTGACTCAG GGGGTACTTGCAACGGCGGGGAGATATTGCATGACCTTGTGGGTCGTGTCCAAGCGAGGCCCAACATATCCTCCGATGTTCAACCCATTATCTGTGGTGTTTACGATTTTGTTGGACTCAATCTTCATAGGCGACGAAATTACTGTGGGAAG CCTAGTTGGAACGGCAATGGCGATTGTTGGGCTCTATATTTTCATATGGGGAAAATCAAAAGAAGTGAATGAAAAATAG